In Deltaproteobacteria bacterium, a single genomic region encodes these proteins:
- the ppdK gene encoding pyruvate, phosphate dikinase: protein MSGKYVYGFGGGKADGKADMKELLGGKGANLAEMAKLGIPVPPGFTITTEVCNYYYKHKKSYPPQFKNDVKKALANVETIMKAKFGDPENPLLLSIRSGARSSMPGMMETVLNVGLNEKTIKGLIAKTGNDRFAYDAYRRLIMMYSDVVMEKAAGIEPKEGKGVRMQLEHAMDTMKEKRGIVQDTDLTGADLKELTRIFKAKVKQALGKEFPDDPYEQLWGGIGAVFQSWNGKRAISYRRIEGIPDEWGTAVSVQSMVFGNMGDHSATGVAFTRNPATGDSNFYGEWLVNAQGEDVVAGTRTPNPLNIKNKTEDTKHLESLEEAMPKLYKEIVGIRNRLEKHYKDMQDIEFTIQEGRLWMLQTRTGKRNGAAAIKVAVEMVKEGLINEKTAVLRVRPSQLDELLHDMLDPAEERKARVLAKGLPAGPGGGTGQVVFTAEDAEKWVKEGKKIILVRNETSPEDVHGMHIAEAILTAKGGMTSHAALVARGWGKCCIVGCSALEIDMGKKLMNVNNRTIKEGDWISLNGSTGRVYEGKIPSITPDLKTNKEYMQLMKWADKFRKLGVRTNADRPQDAAQARAFGAEGIGLTRTEHMFFGPERIMPMREMIVAENEEARRKAVMKILPFQRQDFMGILEAMKGLPVTIRLLDPPLHEFVTLDDQQAEDLAKQLGITVKQLKARIDSLHELNPMLGHRGCRLGIAYPEITEMQARAIFEAAAALTKKGVKVYPEVMVPLVGSATEYNHQEAIIRRMADEVMKEKGVKFKYLVGTMIEVPRAALTADEIAKTAEFFSFGTNDLTQTTFGFSRDDIGGFLPIYLEKKILPEDPFQSLDETGVGQLVEMGTRKGRSTRPKLKVGICGEHGGDPRSIDLCHRVGMDYVSCSPFRVPIARLAAAHAALTNK, encoded by the coding sequence ATGTCTGGAAAGTATGTTTATGGGTTTGGCGGCGGTAAGGCTGACGGTAAGGCTGACATGAAAGAATTGCTGGGCGGCAAGGGGGCGAATTTGGCGGAAATGGCCAAGCTTGGTATTCCCGTACCTCCAGGTTTTACTATTACAACCGAAGTTTGCAATTATTACTATAAACACAAAAAATCGTATCCGCCTCAGTTTAAAAATGATGTCAAGAAAGCTCTCGCAAACGTTGAAACTATTATGAAGGCTAAATTCGGCGATCCGGAAAATCCCCTTCTGCTTTCCATTCGGTCCGGCGCGCGCTCTTCCATGCCTGGCATGATGGAAACGGTTTTGAATGTCGGTCTTAACGAAAAGACTATTAAAGGTTTGATTGCTAAAACAGGTAATGATCGTTTCGCGTATGACGCCTACCGTCGTTTGATAATGATGTATTCGGATGTTGTTATGGAAAAAGCAGCCGGCATCGAACCAAAGGAGGGCAAAGGCGTCCGCATGCAACTTGAGCATGCCATGGACACAATGAAAGAAAAACGCGGCATTGTTCAGGATACGGATCTTACCGGAGCCGACCTGAAAGAGCTTACAAGAATATTCAAAGCAAAAGTAAAGCAAGCCCTGGGGAAAGAATTTCCCGATGATCCCTACGAACAGCTTTGGGGTGGGATAGGCGCAGTTTTCCAGAGCTGGAACGGGAAACGCGCCATTTCTTATCGCCGGATTGAGGGCATTCCGGATGAATGGGGCACAGCGGTGAGCGTTCAATCCATGGTCTTCGGGAATATGGGTGATCACAGTGCGACCGGTGTTGCCTTCACAAGAAATCCCGCGACGGGCGACAGCAATTTTTACGGTGAATGGCTGGTTAATGCACAGGGAGAAGACGTCGTAGCGGGTACCCGGACGCCGAACCCCCTCAATATTAAAAATAAGACAGAAGATACCAAACACCTCGAAAGCCTCGAAGAAGCTATGCCGAAATTGTATAAGGAGATTGTAGGGATTCGAAACAGGCTGGAGAAGCACTATAAAGATATGCAGGATATTGAATTCACCATCCAGGAAGGACGCCTGTGGATGCTGCAGACCCGCACGGGAAAACGCAACGGCGCTGCGGCGATAAAAGTAGCCGTGGAAATGGTGAAAGAAGGGCTTATCAATGAGAAGACGGCTGTACTGCGGGTGAGGCCGTCGCAGTTGGATGAGTTACTCCATGATATGCTCGATCCGGCAGAGGAAAGAAAAGCCCGTGTCCTCGCAAAGGGTTTGCCGGCGGGTCCCGGTGGGGGAACCGGCCAGGTCGTATTCACTGCAGAGGATGCTGAAAAATGGGTAAAAGAAGGTAAAAAAATAATTCTTGTACGTAACGAGACTTCTCCTGAAGATGTGCATGGGATGCATATCGCTGAGGCGATACTGACTGCAAAGGGCGGTATGACGAGCCATGCGGCACTAGTGGCCCGTGGATGGGGAAAATGCTGTATCGTTGGCTGCTCCGCACTGGAAATCGATATGGGCAAGAAGCTGATGAACGTGAATAACAGAACAATAAAAGAAGGAGACTGGATTTCTCTCAATGGTTCAACAGGGAGGGTCTACGAGGGGAAAATCCCATCGATCACGCCTGATCTGAAAACCAATAAAGAATACATGCAGCTCATGAAATGGGCTGATAAGTTCCGCAAGCTCGGTGTTCGCACCAATGCTGATCGTCCCCAAGACGCCGCTCAGGCACGAGCCTTTGGCGCTGAAGGTATCGGTCTCACCCGAACGGAGCACATGTTCTTCGGTCCGGAGCGCATCATGCCCATGCGTGAGATGATCGTTGCCGAGAATGAAGAGGCCCGCCGCAAGGCAGTCATGAAAATATTGCCGTTCCAGCGACAGGATTTTATGGGCATACTCGAAGCTATGAAAGGTCTCCCTGTAACCATTCGTCTCCTCGATCCCCCATTGCATGAATTTGTGACACTTGATGATCAGCAGGCTGAAGACTTGGCAAAGCAGCTCGGCATTACCGTTAAGCAACTGAAAGCACGCATTGATTCCTTGCATGAACTCAATCCGATGCTCGGTCACCGCGGATGCCGTCTGGGCATCGCCTATCCGGAAATCACCGAAATGCAGGCTCGTGCCATTTTTGAGGCTGCCGCTGCATTAACAAAGAAAGGCGTTAAAGTGTATCCGGAGGTAATGGTTCCCTTGGTAGGTTCTGCCACTGAATATAATCATCAGGAAGCTATTATTCGCCGCATGGCTGACGAGGTGATGAAAGAGAAGGGTGTGAAGTTCAAATACCTAGTCGGAACCATGATCGAAGTGCCGAGGGCGGCGCTGACAGCGGATGAGATCGCGAAAACCGCCGAATTCTTCTCCTTTGGTACGAACGACCTTACGCAAACCACCTTTGGTTTTTCACGTGATGACATCGGCGGTTTCCTTCCCATTTATCTTGAAAAGAAAATACTTCCCGAAGATCCTTTCCAGAGTCTGGATGAAACGGGAGTCGGTCAATTAGTCGAAATGGGTACCAGGAAAGGCCGCTCTACAAGGCCAAAACTCAAGGTAGGTATCTGTGGTGAACACGGCGGCGATCCCAGGTCCATTGACCTCTGTCATCGTGTCGGAATGGACTACGTTTCCTGTTCGCCGTTCCGTGTGCCTATTGCGAGATTGGCAGCCGCTCATGCGGCACTGACGAACAAGTAG
- the atpE gene encoding ATP synthase F0 subunit C — MLKKITTVLMTMAAFLLSSQVIFAAEKAAEQGGESYVKVLFAFGAMFAAGIAMGVGAVGAGLGIGTATNGACQAVGRNPGVQGKIMMTMLIGMAMAESIAIYALVISLVLLFANPFTKFFLG; from the coding sequence ATGTTAAAGAAAATTACAACTGTATTAATGACAATGGCCGCTTTCTTGCTATCTTCGCAGGTTATCTTTGCGGCAGAAAAGGCTGCAGAACAGGGTGGGGAGTCTTACGTAAAGGTTCTTTTCGCTTTTGGCGCCATGTTTGCAGCAGGTATAGCGATGGGTGTGGGTGCTGTAGGAGCCGGGTTGGGAATCGGTACCGCCACTAACGGCGCATGTCAGGCAGTAGGAAGAAACCCCGGCGTACAGGGCAAAATCATGATGACCATGCTCATCGGTATGGCCATGGCAGAATCAATCGCCATTTATGCTCTGGTTATTTCGCTTGTTCTTCTCTTTGCAAACCCCTTTACAAAATTTTTCTTGGGTTAA
- a CDS encoding NADH-quinone oxidoreductase subunit N, with protein MNIIIPAINWASIAPELVIFITALVVLLVGAFFPRVSSGFIAGISLLGVALSFLVTASLWGSSELAFANMLALDNYSLFFNFIFLICTGLTILASIGYFGKFSESVEHAEYYGLILFSCVGMMFMSAGADLITIFLGLETMSISIYILAAFVKKDIKGNEAALKYLLLGAFSTGFLLYGIALVFGATGSANLVAIYKYLNVPAKVFSPMLLFGMGLLIVGFGFKIASVPFHMWTPDVYEGAPTTVTAFMSAGVKAAAFAAFLRIFVYALPSLQPDWTVILWVLAVLTMTIGNLAALLQENIKRMLAYSSIAHAGYIMIGMVAAKHAADDMGTYSILYYLMAYTFMNVGAFIIVILYGRKAEDNLNISDYAGMGYKYPVLGATMAIFMFSLAGIPPTAGFIGKFYVFAAAIKGGFIDLAIIGVINSVLSVYYYLRVTIMIYMREPTTDMPPLQFSRAATLATTIAALATLILGIFPEKFISLARQSVSLLLG; from the coding sequence ATGAATATCATTATTCCTGCGATTAACTGGGCCAGCATCGCCCCGGAACTCGTTATCTTTATCACCGCGCTGGTCGTGCTTTTGGTCGGGGCGTTTTTCCCCAGGGTATCGAGTGGATTTATTGCGGGAATAAGTCTTTTAGGAGTAGCGCTCAGCTTTCTGGTGACTGCCTCCCTGTGGGGCAGTTCGGAGCTTGCTTTCGCCAATATGTTGGCACTTGACAACTACAGTCTCTTTTTCAATTTTATTTTTCTCATTTGCACCGGGTTAACCATCCTTGCCTCCATCGGCTACTTCGGGAAATTTTCGGAATCCGTCGAGCATGCAGAGTACTACGGGCTGATTCTTTTTTCCTGCGTAGGAATGATGTTTATGTCAGCAGGTGCGGATTTGATCACCATATTCCTGGGCCTTGAAACTATGTCCATCTCCATCTATATCTTGGCAGCCTTTGTCAAAAAGGACATCAAAGGCAACGAAGCCGCTCTCAAGTATTTGCTGCTGGGCGCCTTTTCCACGGGCTTCTTACTTTACGGAATCGCTCTCGTCTTCGGCGCCACCGGCTCTGCCAATCTCGTTGCGATCTACAAATATCTGAATGTGCCCGCCAAGGTATTCTCACCCATGCTTCTCTTCGGTATGGGGCTATTGATCGTAGGGTTCGGGTTTAAAATTGCCTCCGTGCCGTTCCACATGTGGACGCCGGATGTATACGAAGGGGCGCCCACCACAGTTACCGCTTTCATGTCTGCCGGTGTAAAAGCAGCAGCCTTTGCGGCCTTCCTGCGGATCTTTGTTTACGCATTACCCTCGTTGCAGCCGGATTGGACAGTCATTCTGTGGGTGTTGGCAGTCCTGACCATGACTATAGGTAATCTTGCAGCGCTTTTACAGGAGAATATCAAGCGCATGCTTGCCTATTCCAGCATCGCTCATGCCGGCTATATTATGATAGGCATGGTTGCGGCTAAGCATGCCGCTGATGATATGGGCACGTATAGTATCTTGTACTACCTGATGGCCTATACGTTCATGAATGTGGGAGCATTCATCATTGTTATTCTCTATGGGCGGAAAGCGGAAGACAATTTGAATATAAGCGACTATGCCGGAATGGGCTACAAATACCCGGTGTTGGGCGCAACCATGGCAATTTTCATGTTTTCCCTGGCGGGTATTCCACCCACTGCCGGATTTATTGGCAAATTCTATGTTTTTGCCGCTGCGATTAAAGGAGGATTCATTGATTTAGCAATTATCGGCGTCATCAACAGCGTACTTTCCGTGTATTACTATTTACGCGTCACGATCATGATTTATATGCGTGAGCCGACAACCGATATGCCTCCCCTGCAATTCTCCCGGGCAGCCACCCTGGCGACGACCATTGCAGCTTTGGCAACCTTGATTTTGGGGATATTCCCTGAGAAATTCATTAGCCTTGCCCGTCAATCCGTTTCCCTGCTTTTAGGTTAA
- a CDS encoding HypC/HybG/HupF family hydrogenase formation chaperone, which translates to MCLGFPGKIISIAENKRAIIDISGTRREMRLDLVDDDTAPGDYVICHAGFAIHRIDDELAQEMLDCLKAIVETETR; encoded by the coding sequence ATGTGCCTTGGTTTTCCTGGAAAGATAATTTCAATAGCTGAGAATAAACGAGCTATTATCGATATCAGCGGTACACGGCGTGAAATGCGTCTCGATCTGGTTGATGATGATACAGCGCCGGGTGATTATGTAATATGCCATGCGGGTTTTGCTATTCACAGGATAGATGATGAGTTGGCTCAGGAAATGTTGGATTGCTTAAAAGCGATAGTTGAAACTGAAACACGTTGA
- the hypE gene encoding hydrogenase expression/formation protein HypE produces MQYDKILLDHGGGGLLMSELIAHTFLPKLKNTYLERMEDGAVFDIGNKKLCFSTDSYVVSPIFFPGGDIGSLAVHGTVNDIAMCGGVPLFLSAGFILEEGFSMEDLEKIITSMAGAAAKAGTQIVTGDTKVVAKGAADGIFINVSGIGVIKYKGIISPKSIMPGDKVIINGTIGDHSAAILSKRQDLGFRSEIVSDSAPLNSLVESILKVSRNIHCMRDVTRGGLGAILCEIATQSEFQITIEEIDIPVQDEVRGICEILGLDPLFLANEGKMVVFCPPEDTGKVLKAMKKNEYGKNAAIIGEVHKKGRGRLVMNTVIGGAREIDLPTGELVPRIC; encoded by the coding sequence ATGCAATACGACAAAATCTTGCTGGATCACGGGGGCGGCGGTTTATTGATGAGTGAATTAATCGCCCATACATTCCTCCCCAAATTGAAGAATACATACCTGGAACGAATGGAAGACGGCGCCGTCTTCGACATAGGCAACAAAAAGCTTTGTTTTTCCACAGATTCTTATGTCGTAAGTCCTATCTTTTTCCCCGGCGGCGACATCGGTTCCCTTGCTGTACACGGCACGGTTAATGATATTGCCATGTGCGGAGGAGTTCCTCTTTTTTTAAGTGCCGGTTTTATTCTTGAGGAAGGTTTCAGCATGGAGGATTTGGAAAAGATTATTACCTCCATGGCAGGGGCGGCAGCAAAAGCCGGTACGCAGATTGTTACAGGGGATACAAAGGTAGTAGCAAAAGGAGCGGCGGACGGTATTTTTATCAATGTTTCCGGTATCGGTGTTATTAAGTATAAAGGAATAATCTCTCCAAAGAGCATAATGCCGGGAGACAAGGTGATCATCAACGGAACTATCGGTGATCACAGCGCTGCTATATTAAGCAAACGGCAAGACCTGGGTTTTAGGTCCGAGATTGTATCGGATTCTGCACCGTTGAACTCTCTCGTTGAAAGCATCCTGAAGGTAAGTCGTAACATTCACTGCATGCGGGATGTAACGAGAGGCGGTCTTGGTGCTATCCTTTGTGAAATCGCGACACAGTCAGAGTTCCAGATCACAATCGAAGAAATAGACATTCCGGTACAGGATGAAGTAAGAGGGATCTGCGAGATCCTCGGCCTTGATCCATTATTTCTGGCCAACGAGGGAAAGATGGTAGTATTCTGCCCTCCGGAAGATACCGGAAAAGTTTTAAAGGCCATGAAGAAAAACGAATATGGTAAAAATGCCGCCATTATCGGAGAAGTCCATAAAAAAGGCCGTGGACGCCTTGTAATGAATACGGTAATCGGCGGAGCACGGGAAATAGACCTGCCAACCGGGGAGTTGGTTCCCCGAATTTGTTAA
- a CDS encoding sigma-54 dependent transcriptional regulator codes for MAKILIIDDDDSVCKALSYSFTEEGYEVSTAATGTDGLNRFVETSPDVVILDISLPDIDGFTVLEDLKEDDENVKVIMVTADHDMDTTINAMKAGAFDYISKPLNMDELRTAVRKALRASQMEKKVDGLLLKPPLRFKAGDIIGRGKEMSDIFKIIGVVSQSKTTVLIQGESGTGKELIAKVVHRNTSPNEPYVAVNCSAIVETLLESELFGHEKGSFTGAISRKLGKFELARYGTVFLDEISEMSLNLQAKLLRVLQEMEFERVGGKDRVKVNARIVAATNREIKSLVEEGKFRDDLYYRLNVVSINIPPLRERKEDIAPLVDYLLAKINLDLNKQILGVSDDVMEVFLKYSWPGNIRELENLLVSAVVIAKGQILVREDFFEFFEGIQKNKTEANSNDTITESGRPRTLDEVEERYIRKVIKTSSNKTKGEICEILGISRPTFERKLEKYGIPFEQE; via the coding sequence ATGGCAAAAATTCTTATTATTGATGATGACGATTCGGTTTGTAAGGCCCTGAGCTATAGTTTTACCGAAGAAGGGTATGAAGTATCCACAGCCGCAACCGGAACTGACGGTTTGAACAGATTCGTAGAAACCTCACCTGACGTTGTTATTCTGGATATAAGCCTACCCGATATTGATGGATTTACGGTTCTTGAGGACTTAAAAGAGGATGATGAAAATGTCAAGGTAATAATGGTTACGGCAGATCATGACATGGACACAACGATTAATGCCATGAAGGCCGGAGCTTTTGATTATATCAGCAAACCCCTCAACATGGATGAACTCCGAACGGCTGTCCGAAAGGCTTTAAGGGCCAGTCAAATGGAGAAAAAAGTAGATGGTCTTCTCCTGAAGCCCCCGCTGCGTTTCAAAGCCGGGGATATCATCGGCAGGGGTAAGGAAATGAGTGATATCTTTAAGATCATCGGTGTCGTTTCTCAGAGTAAAACCACTGTGCTTATCCAGGGTGAGAGCGGCACGGGTAAGGAATTAATTGCCAAGGTCGTTCACCGCAACACATCACCGAATGAACCGTATGTTGCGGTTAACTGTTCAGCAATTGTGGAAACATTGCTTGAATCAGAACTGTTTGGCCATGAGAAGGGTTCTTTTACAGGAGCCATTTCCCGGAAACTTGGAAAGTTTGAACTTGCCCGGTATGGCACCGTATTTTTGGATGAGATCAGCGAGATGTCCTTGAATCTTCAGGCTAAACTTCTCAGGGTGCTTCAGGAGATGGAATTTGAAAGGGTTGGCGGAAAAGACAGGGTAAAGGTAAATGCAAGAATTGTTGCAGCAACGAATAGGGAAATTAAAAGCCTTGTCGAGGAAGGAAAATTCAGGGATGATCTTTATTATCGCCTTAATGTCGTATCGATAAATATCCCGCCGCTTAGGGAAAGAAAAGAAGACATTGCCCCCCTTGTTGATTATCTTCTTGCAAAGATCAACCTCGATCTTAATAAGCAAATATTGGGTGTATCTGACGATGTGATGGAAGTCTTTCTCAAATACAGTTGGCCTGGAAATATCAGAGAATTGGAAAATCTCCTCGTCAGTGCCGTTGTGATTGCCAAGGGACAGATACTCGTAAGAGAAGATTTTTTTGAATTTTTTGAGGGTATCCAAAAAAACAAGACTGAAGCAAACAGTAATGATACGATTACTGAATCGGGCAGACCGCGGACGCTGGATGAGGTTGAAGAGAGGTACATCCGCAAGGTTATCAAAACAAGCAGCAACAAAACCAAGGGAGAAATATGCGAAATACTTGGTATCTCTCGCCCTACCTTTGAAAGGAAGCTGGAAAAATACGGAATACCCTTTGAACAGGAATGA
- the smpB gene encoding SsrA-binding protein SmpB: MVKKQSAEKIIAQNKTARLNYFIDDTYEAGIVLVGTEVKALREGKANLKDSYAMVKDGEVFIHEMHISPYSFGNRSNHDPLRVRKLLLNKGEIKRLYGRSREKGLALIPLKVYFKNGKIKIEIGVGRGKRLYDKRESLKNKEDRREIDRGLRGKG, translated from the coding sequence ATGGTTAAAAAACAGTCAGCAGAAAAAATAATCGCCCAGAATAAAACCGCGCGGTTGAACTACTTCATAGACGATACCTATGAGGCAGGGATCGTCCTTGTGGGTACGGAAGTGAAGGCGCTCCGGGAGGGGAAGGCAAATCTTAAGGACAGTTATGCCATGGTAAAGGACGGGGAGGTATTTATCCATGAAATGCACATCAGTCCTTACTCTTTCGGCAACCGTTCAAACCATGATCCGCTGAGGGTTAGGAAACTTCTCCTTAATAAGGGGGAGATCAAGCGGCTATACGGAAGGTCTAGAGAAAAGGGACTTGCTCTCATTCCTCTAAAAGTATACTTCAAGAACGGAAAGATAAAAATAGAGATCGGTGTTGGACGGGGGAAGAGGCTGTACGATAAACGGGAAAGCCTCAAGAACAAAGAGGATAGGAGGGAAATCGATCGGGGACTGCGTGGAAAAGGATAA
- the eno gene encoding phosphopyruvate hydratase, with the protein MTEIINVYAREILDSRGNPTVEAEVTLISGITGRASVPSGASTGEHEMLELRDGDKKRYLGKGVEKAVNNVINKIGPEIIGIDSLNQRDIDYTMISLDGTENKGALGANAILSVSLACAKAAAQSLELPLYRYIGGVAAKDIPVPMMNIINGGQHADNNVDIQEFMIMPVGAKNFKEGLRMSAEVFHTLKSVLKSKGYNTSVGDEGGFAPNLKSNEEALVVIMEAIEKASYKPGKDIYIAIDSAASSFFADGKYVLAAEKKPNKTAAEMVKFYQDLVKKYPIISIEDGLAEDDWEGWKILTDTLGNKVQIVGDDIFVTNKKRLEKGISLGVGNSILIKLNQIGTLTETLETIQKAKEAGYTTVISHRSGETEDSYMADIAVAANCGQIKSGSLSRSERLAKYNQLLRIEEQLGEYAVYPGKSAFYSIRKKSASK; encoded by the coding sequence ATGACTGAGATCATCAATGTTTATGCAAGGGAAATACTGGATTCAAGAGGTAATCCGACAGTTGAAGCTGAAGTAACACTTATTTCTGGTATCACCGGCCGTGCGTCTGTTCCATCGGGTGCATCAACGGGAGAACATGAAATGCTTGAGCTTCGTGATGGCGATAAAAAGCGGTATTTGGGTAAAGGTGTGGAAAAGGCCGTCAACAATGTTATCAACAAAATCGGACCTGAAATCATAGGGATCGACAGTCTGAACCAAAGAGATATCGATTACACAATGATCTCGCTGGATGGTACAGAGAATAAAGGCGCCCTCGGCGCCAATGCCATTTTGAGCGTATCGCTGGCCTGTGCCAAGGCTGCGGCACAGTCTTTAGAACTCCCTCTTTACCGGTATATCGGCGGAGTTGCCGCAAAGGATATCCCCGTTCCCATGATGAATATCATAAATGGCGGTCAGCATGCCGACAACAACGTTGATATTCAGGAATTCATGATCATGCCTGTCGGTGCAAAGAACTTCAAGGAAGGATTGCGTATGTCCGCGGAAGTCTTTCACACCTTAAAATCCGTATTAAAAAGCAAGGGGTATAACACTTCCGTCGGGGACGAAGGCGGCTTTGCACCCAATCTCAAATCCAATGAAGAGGCATTGGTCGTAATCATGGAGGCAATAGAAAAAGCCTCATATAAACCGGGAAAGGACATTTATATCGCCATTGATTCTGCGGCAAGCTCCTTTTTCGCAGACGGGAAATACGTACTCGCAGCCGAAAAGAAACCCAACAAGACAGCCGCGGAAATGGTCAAATTCTATCAGGACCTGGTTAAAAAATATCCCATCATATCCATTGAAGACGGTCTGGCAGAAGACGACTGGGAAGGATGGAAGATCCTTACCGACACGCTGGGCAACAAGGTCCAGATTGTGGGGGATGACATCTTTGTGACGAACAAGAAAAGGTTGGAAAAAGGCATTTCTCTCGGCGTCGGCAATTCCATCCTGATCAAGCTTAACCAGATCGGAACTCTTACTGAGACCCTGGAAACAATTCAGAAGGCAAAGGAAGCCGGATACACGACTGTTATTTCCCACAGGTCCGGTGAAACGGAAGACAGTTACATGGCCGATATCGCTGTTGCGGCGAACTGCGGACAGATTAAAAGCGGATCTTTATCAAGAAGCGAACGGCTGGCAAAATACAATCAACTTCTGAGGATAGAGGAGCAACTCGGTGAGTATGCAGTCTATCCCGGGAAATCGGCCTTCTACAGTATTAGAAAAAAGTCCGCATCTAAATAG
- the yihA gene encoding ribosome biogenesis GTP-binding protein YihA/YsxC: protein MKIVSTEFIKSATSPAHYPEEELPEVAFAGKSNVGKSSLINALTQRKKLARTSSTPGCTQLINFFKVNNQISFVDLPGYGFAKVPETVRKKWGPMIETYLKERETLILVVLILDVRRDPSAEEIAFHQWLCLYNISVLFVLTKSDKLSRSQAVVRHRHIKEFLGLTTDPILFSARTGEGKIAIWRAIQNEIDQDPSLSIVPKV, encoded by the coding sequence ATGAAAATAGTATCGACAGAATTTATCAAATCCGCAACTTCGCCTGCTCACTATCCTGAAGAAGAACTTCCCGAGGTTGCCTTTGCGGGCAAATCCAATGTAGGAAAATCTTCACTCATCAACGCTTTAACGCAAAGAAAAAAACTTGCACGGACGAGCAGTACGCCCGGTTGCACCCAGCTCATCAATTTCTTCAAGGTGAACAATCAAATATCTTTTGTTGATTTACCCGGCTATGGATTCGCGAAGGTACCGGAAACAGTAAGAAAAAAGTGGGGGCCGATGATAGAAACATACCTCAAGGAAAGAGAAACCTTAATTCTCGTCGTTCTTATCCTTGATGTCAGAAGAGATCCTTCAGCGGAGGAAATTGCTTTCCATCAGTGGCTTTGCTTGTACAATATTTCCGTCCTTTTCGTTCTGACAAAAAGTGACAAACTGTCCCGAAGCCAGGCGGTTGTCCGCCATCGCCACATCAAGGAATTTCTCGGTTTGACCACAGATCCCATCCTTTTTTCCGCACGAACCGGAGAGGGGAAAATTGCTATCTGGAGAGCCATACAGAATGAAATAGATCAAGATCCTTCACTATCCATCGTTCCAAAAGTATAA
- a CDS encoding tRNA 2-thiocytidine(32) synthetase TtcA, whose amino-acid sequence MDVVADKKRKLFHHLKKWMEKAIMDYSMIEEGDKVLVGVSGGIDSLALLDLLNAPMVYVPPFTLLAVNIDMGFDPDYRDYGILEAYFKEKNYSYAMEKTDIGSLSHSDYNWKNPCFMCSRLRRKRIFQIADEAGCNKIALAHHKDDIIETLLINLFYGREISTMMPMQSIFQGSLHIIRPLAFIGEDLVKRYGREQNIPVIENRCPTSKTSKRVYIKKLLKELERENRGIRENIYKALRHVKVDYLPTVLRDIK is encoded by the coding sequence GTGGATGTGGTAGCGGATAAGAAAAGAAAACTTTTTCATCATCTGAAAAAATGGATGGAAAAGGCAATTATGGATTACAGCATGATAGAAGAGGGTGACAAGGTCCTGGTCGGCGTGTCCGGCGGGATTGACAGCCTTGCGCTCCTCGACCTTCTCAATGCTCCAATGGTATATGTTCCCCCGTTTACACTTCTGGCAGTGAACATCGATATGGGTTTTGATCCGGATTATCGTGATTACGGCATCCTGGAAGCGTATTTTAAGGAAAAAAACTATTCCTATGCCATGGAAAAGACGGATATCGGTTCTCTCTCCCACAGTGATTATAATTGGAAGAATCCATGTTTTATGTGTTCAAGACTCCGAAGGAAGCGGATATTCCAGATAGCCGATGAGGCCGGCTGTAACAAAATTGCCCTTGCTCACCATAAGGATGATATTATCGAGACGCTTCTCATCAATCTCTTTTATGGGAGAGAGATCAGTACCATGATGCCCATGCAGTCGATTTTCCAGGGGAGTCTTCATATCATCCGTCCTCTTGCGTTTATCGGAGAGGACCTGGTGAAGAGATACGGGAGAGAACAAAATATTCCCGTTATCGAAAATCGATGTCCCACGAGCAAAACATCCAAGAGGGTGTATATCAAGAAACTTTTAAAAGAACTCGAACGGGAAAACAGAGGCATCCGTGAGAATATTTACAAGGCATTAAGACACGTGAAGGTGGATTATCTGCCGACAGTCCTGAGAGACATTAAGTAA